The proteins below come from a single Edaphobacter acidisoli genomic window:
- a CDS encoding helix-turn-helix domain-containing protein, translating into MKREMDGLVTQMHGAGIPYAEAVRQFKKRYILEVLAHHKGNQCKAAEELGMHRNTLSRTLAELDMNTAMIRNGMRRPVASERPDRLRIQNVANAR; encoded by the coding sequence TTGAAGCGCGAAATGGACGGACTTGTCACTCAGATGCACGGCGCCGGCATCCCCTATGCTGAAGCCGTTCGCCAGTTTAAGAAGCGCTACATCCTTGAAGTCCTCGCGCACCACAAAGGCAACCAGTGCAAAGCCGCCGAAGAGCTCGGCATGCACCGCAACACGCTCAGCCGCACCCTCGCCGAGCTGGACATGAACACGGCGATGATCCGCAACGGAATGCGCCGCCCGGTAGCCAGTGAGCGCCCCGACCGCCTGCGCATCCAGAACGTCGCCAACGCCCGCTAA
- the smc gene encoding chromosome segregation protein SMC, which yields MLKIKKVQILGFKSFCDRTEVQLSGEGIAAIVGPNGCGKSNISDAITWVLGEQSAKSLRGVKMEDVIFAGTRDRKATGMAEVSLTLVDPDVYDSASALPDEPEIVIDDAVPTDWDEAALRRQHAEETEEAVAEAQPGTVIETEGQPVPAAETAASAEDATANEGATANAANPNNVVLKIRRRKFNRAPVRAGELTITRRLFRSGDSEYLLNGKICRLRDIQDIFMGTGLGGESYAIIGQERIGQLLSAKPHDRRSIIEEAAGITRFKTKKRLAELRLESAKQNLARVNDIFEEVTRQMGSLKRQAAKAERYGALRDELRGRLRVVLASRMAQMDAEQAATVEKINALATQIDAQATSVDAMDAEHSEGIRKGYELDQKIREAGSQANQSAVELERITARTAANADRVSELTARMATGTDDLAQAREQLASLAGELEQHRSFLENATAESAGSRDAAQSQQARAQEASRAVAVAEQQAEQNRRSTMQLVQRISQTRNEEAQAAAALAGLEREAERLLSESDTAKQELEALGVQRGQVKLTFESVTERLKRLEAEITEMRQQIQTKRTEESESKRNGDKLRGDVASLNGRRNSLEALIREHSYSTDTVRNIFKTAAYKQNLDGMAAVGTLADFLEVDGKYESVVDEFLRDELNYIVVKSWDAADKGVHLLQTDVAGRATFLVHPNDAQANFAFAEGMKSEAQTSIEGIEGVVPLKSCVRVLDGFGKSLEVILPKLREGFVAPDSYTARSLALSHPHAFFLSPSGETFHNVTVTGGRPRAQGPLALKRELTEVQKNVEQAEQDLAQTDVNTTALQHQITELNAAIESKTQERREAERESANSGAALRQMESEAARIERRLQDWALTTERNRDARNQKSDLIARRQQEATNFETERTTLETNLGELQSRIEQLRAEREQLQQAAAAAAADLAGLEERRRNAQANFDQTQRLSNGQQQRIQQIEQQLSSASAEKLRREEESAQLAVQHSDLSEVRANAVAEGTRLTAEATELRTATAELDAKLRVLRHETEALREERSGLSARAAKLASDIEHIEATCLNDLGAEAATLRADTEVQRIEGDELHTQEEEARALKQKLESMGPVNMMALEEYNETAQRHAFLETQRKDLLDSIENTQATIKEIDEISHTKFDEAFKVINENFSMTFTKLFGGGQASMKLTDEENSAESGIDIMASPPGKKLQNILLLSGGEKALTALALLVGIFQFQPAPFCILDEVDAPLDETNVGRFAKLIHDMSASTQFVVITHSKRTMGQADVIYGVTMQEPGVSKVVSVNLARRDTADNRRAVA from the coding sequence TTGCTCAAGATCAAAAAAGTCCAGATTCTCGGCTTCAAGTCCTTCTGCGACCGGACCGAAGTGCAACTCTCCGGCGAAGGCATTGCAGCCATTGTAGGGCCCAACGGTTGCGGCAAATCAAACATCTCCGACGCCATCACCTGGGTGCTCGGCGAACAGTCGGCCAAGTCATTGCGCGGCGTCAAGATGGAGGATGTCATCTTCGCTGGCACGCGAGACCGCAAGGCCACCGGCATGGCCGAAGTCTCACTCACGCTCGTCGATCCTGACGTCTACGACAGCGCCAGCGCGCTCCCCGACGAGCCGGAGATCGTCATCGACGACGCCGTGCCGACAGACTGGGACGAAGCCGCCCTGCGCCGGCAGCACGCCGAGGAGACCGAAGAAGCCGTCGCCGAAGCGCAGCCAGGCACCGTGATCGAGACCGAAGGCCAGCCCGTTCCCGCGGCTGAAACTGCAGCATCCGCCGAAGACGCAACAGCCAACGAAGGCGCAACAGCCAACGCGGCAAATCCGAACAATGTCGTGTTAAAGATTCGCCGTCGCAAATTCAACCGCGCTCCCGTGCGCGCTGGTGAACTCACCATCACACGTCGCCTCTTCCGCAGCGGCGATTCCGAATATCTACTCAACGGCAAGATCTGCCGCCTGCGCGACATTCAGGACATCTTCATGGGCACCGGCCTCGGCGGCGAGAGCTACGCCATCATCGGACAGGAGCGCATCGGGCAACTGCTCTCGGCCAAGCCGCACGACCGCCGCTCCATCATCGAAGAGGCCGCAGGGATTACGCGTTTCAAAACCAAAAAGCGCCTCGCCGAGCTCCGCCTTGAGTCGGCCAAACAGAACCTCGCCCGCGTCAACGACATCTTCGAAGAGGTCACGCGCCAGATGGGCTCGCTCAAGCGCCAGGCCGCCAAAGCCGAGCGTTACGGCGCACTCCGCGATGAGCTGCGCGGACGCCTCCGCGTCGTCCTCGCCAGCCGCATGGCTCAGATGGACGCCGAACAAGCAGCTACCGTCGAGAAGATCAATGCGCTGGCCACGCAGATCGACGCGCAAGCCACTTCGGTCGACGCCATGGATGCCGAGCACAGCGAGGGCATCCGCAAGGGCTACGAGCTCGACCAGAAGATCCGCGAAGCGGGCTCACAGGCGAACCAGTCCGCTGTTGAACTGGAGCGCATCACGGCGCGCACCGCGGCTAATGCCGACCGCGTCTCCGAGCTGACTGCTCGTATGGCGACTGGTACGGACGATCTGGCCCAGGCGCGTGAGCAGCTCGCTTCGCTGGCTGGTGAGTTGGAGCAGCACCGCAGCTTTTTGGAGAACGCTACGGCTGAATCTGCCGGCTCGCGCGACGCGGCGCAGAGCCAGCAAGCACGCGCACAGGAGGCATCCCGCGCTGTCGCAGTCGCAGAGCAGCAGGCCGAGCAGAACCGCCGCTCGACCATGCAGCTTGTGCAGCGCATCTCGCAGACCCGCAACGAAGAGGCACAGGCCGCAGCCGCGCTGGCCGGGCTCGAGCGCGAGGCCGAGCGTCTGCTCTCCGAGAGCGACACGGCGAAGCAGGAGCTCGAAGCCCTCGGCGTACAGCGCGGCCAGGTAAAGCTCACCTTCGAGTCAGTCACCGAGCGACTCAAGCGGCTCGAAGCAGAGATCACCGAGATGCGTCAGCAGATTCAGACGAAGCGCACGGAAGAGTCCGAATCAAAGCGGAACGGAGACAAGCTTCGCGGTGACGTGGCCAGCCTGAACGGTCGCCGCAATTCGCTCGAAGCTCTCATCCGCGAGCACAGCTACTCGACCGACACCGTACGCAACATCTTTAAGACCGCCGCCTACAAACAGAACCTCGACGGCATGGCCGCTGTCGGCACACTGGCCGACTTCCTCGAAGTCGACGGCAAGTACGAGAGCGTCGTCGACGAGTTCCTCCGCGATGAACTCAACTATATCGTCGTCAAAAGCTGGGACGCCGCCGACAAGGGCGTGCATCTGCTCCAGACTGATGTGGCCGGACGCGCAACGTTCCTGGTGCATCCCAACGATGCGCAGGCGAATTTTGCGTTTGCGGAAGGGATGAAGAGCGAGGCGCAGACGAGCATCGAGGGCATCGAAGGCGTGGTGCCGCTCAAAAGCTGCGTGCGTGTGCTGGATGGCTTTGGCAAGTCGCTCGAAGTCATTCTGCCTAAGCTGCGCGAAGGCTTCGTTGCGCCGGACTCCTATACGGCGCGGTCGCTGGCCCTTTCGCACCCGCACGCGTTCTTCCTCTCACCCTCCGGCGAGACCTTCCACAATGTCACCGTCACCGGCGGAAGGCCGCGTGCGCAAGGCCCGCTTGCGCTCAAGCGCGAACTGACCGAGGTGCAGAAGAACGTCGAGCAGGCCGAACAGGACCTCGCCCAGACCGACGTCAACACCACCGCACTCCAGCACCAGATCACGGAGCTGAACGCTGCCATCGAATCCAAAACGCAGGAGCGGCGCGAGGCTGAGCGCGAGTCGGCCAACTCCGGCGCGGCGCTTCGGCAGATGGAGTCCGAGGCCGCGCGCATCGAGCGCCGCCTGCAGGACTGGGCCCTCACCACAGAGCGCAACCGCGACGCCCGCAACCAGAAATCCGACCTCATCGCCCGCCGCCAGCAGGAGGCCACGAACTTCGAGACCGAGCGCACCACGCTCGAAACCAATCTCGGCGAGTTGCAGTCCCGCATCGAGCAGCTTCGCGCCGAACGCGAGCAGTTGCAGCAGGCCGCAGCAGCGGCGGCGGCTGATCTGGCGGGTCTTGAAGAGCGCCGCCGCAACGCCCAGGCCAACTTCGACCAGACACAGCGCCTCTCGAATGGCCAGCAGCAGCGCATCCAGCAGATCGAGCAGCAGCTCTCCTCGGCCAGTGCTGAAAAGCTTCGCCGCGAGGAAGAATCCGCTCAGCTCGCTGTGCAGCACTCAGATCTGTCCGAGGTACGCGCCAACGCCGTCGCCGAAGGCACGCGCCTGACCGCCGAAGCCACCGAGTTGCGCACAGCCACAGCCGAACTCGATGCGAAGCTCCGCGTGCTGCGCCACGAAACCGAGGCGCTACGCGAAGAGCGCTCAGGCCTGAGCGCGCGCGCTGCCAAACTCGCCTCCGACATCGAGCACATCGAAGCCACTTGCCTGAACGACCTCGGCGCCGAAGCTGCAACGCTGCGTGCAGACACCGAGGTCCAGCGCATCGAAGGCGACGAGCTCCACACGCAGGAAGAAGAAGCACGCGCCCTCAAGCAGAAGCTCGAATCCATGGGCCCTGTCAACATGATGGCGCTCGAAGAGTACAACGAGACTGCCCAGCGCCACGCTTTCCTCGAAACCCAGCGCAAAGACCTGCTCGACTCTATCGAGAACACGCAGGCCACCATCAAGGAGATCGACGAGATCTCCCACACCAAGTTCGACGAGGCTTTCAAGGTCATCAACGAAAACTTCTCGATGACCTTCACCAAACTCTTCGGCGGCGGCCAGGCCTCGATGAAGCTGACTGACGAGGAGAACTCCGCCGAAAGCGGCATCGACATCATGGCGTCGCCTCCGGGCAAGAAGCTGCAGAACATCCTGCTGCTTTCGGGCGGCGAAAAGGCCCTCACTGCGCTCGCACTGCTGGTCGGCATCTTCCAGTTCCAGCCTGCTCCGTTCTGCATTCTGGACGAGGTGGACGCGCCGCTCGACGAGACCAACGTAGGCCGCTTCGCCAAGCTCATCCACGACATGAGTGCCAGCACCCAGTTCGTCGTCATCACCCACAGCAAGCGCACCATGGGCCAGGCCGACGTAATCTACGGCGTCACCATGCAGGAGCCCGGCGTCTCGAAGGTCGTCAGCGTCAACCTTGCCCGCCGCGACACGGCAGACAATCGCCGTGCCGTCGCCTGA
- a CDS encoding CvpA family protein, whose amino-acid sequence MTPFDWVLVAIVAYSTLLAFMRGIVRELFALGGLIGGILLAAWNYSRVAAALGRFITSPELAQTVAFVLILVIVAIAATLLGKSIHSTAHAIGLGFFDRLLGAAFGFVRGCLIGVVVLLAVAAFYPHSKWTENSRLSSYFLTGAHAVSFVVPYDLRQQVVDGAEMLKHKAPDWIKPLK is encoded by the coding sequence ATGACTCCGTTCGACTGGGTACTGGTCGCCATCGTCGCTTACTCCACCCTGCTGGCCTTCATGCGCGGCATCGTGCGCGAGCTTTTCGCGCTCGGAGGCCTCATCGGCGGCATCCTGCTCGCCGCATGGAACTACAGCCGCGTAGCAGCCGCGCTTGGCCGGTTCATCACCTCGCCCGAGCTGGCGCAAACCGTGGCCTTCGTCCTCATCCTGGTCATCGTCGCCATCGCGGCCACGCTTCTCGGCAAATCCATCCATTCGACGGCCCACGCTATCGGCCTGGGCTTCTTCGACCGCCTGCTCGGTGCTGCCTTCGGCTTTGTCCGCGGATGTCTGATAGGAGTTGTGGTCCTCCTGGCGGTCGCGGCCTTCTACCCTCATTCCAAATGGACCGAAAATTCCCGCTTAAGTTCCTATTTCCTAACCGGGGCTCATGCTGTATCCTTCGTTGTACCCTACGACCTGCGCCAGCAAGTTGTAGACGGCGCCGAGATGCTCAAGCACAAAGCACCGGATTGGATCAAACCGCTAAAATAG
- a CDS encoding type II secretion system protein GspD has translation MKLPAQPRTSAFRRSTAALALAGFTAVSLAQAPAAKGSDKPSKPISEILTTSQRTEADNAYLTGARLFERKDFAGAETQFQKAAKLNPSDHNYALAANMAHTERVTDLLQQAGKARLAGQQKKADSLLAEARQLDPENDIVPERSADSALAHVFRPEAEPWLRQAPELAGPIVLAPNASSQSFHIHTNEQQLIRQVFQTYGIRPVFDESVSQQSLRFDIDDVHYTQASSILLSMAHLFSVPLDATSVLIAKDTPDNRQRFERQLQETIYVPAATSEEIDSLGNVIRQVFGVKQLTVAKESGDLVLRAPADTLKAVNLTLHDLLDNTDEVMIELRLYTVDTTRQRQIGGQTPQQIGVYSVASEAQQIVSQNQTLVNQAIAQGLVPANASNVTIALALIASGLVQSTLVSNTIGLFGGGLTASGVTENQGAAFHLALNSSDTRGLDDMQVRVSNRQTATFRIGTRYPITTATYTNGISGISSSALAGVNVNGVPASQLLSQLGTQATIPEIQYEDLGLTLKAVPSVQKSGNITMQIDLKIESLAGTSSNNIPILNNHSFISDVTVPDGETAVLASSVTRSESAAIDGLPGLGELPGFQTLTSDKTAEKDTSELLLLITPHVVRKRHDLIASPPVVVNLPQDSD, from the coding sequence ATGAAGCTCCCCGCCCAGCCGCGCACCTCCGCCTTCCGGCGTTCGACGGCAGCCCTCGCGCTGGCGGGCTTCACTGCTGTTTCGCTCGCCCAGGCACCTGCAGCCAAAGGGTCAGACAAACCCTCCAAGCCTATCAGCGAGATCCTCACTACAAGCCAGCGCACCGAAGCCGACAACGCGTATCTCACCGGCGCACGCCTCTTCGAGCGCAAAGACTTCGCTGGAGCCGAGACGCAGTTCCAGAAAGCCGCCAAGCTTAATCCCTCGGACCACAACTACGCGCTCGCGGCCAACATGGCCCACACCGAACGGGTCACCGACCTGCTCCAACAAGCTGGCAAGGCACGCCTGGCCGGTCAGCAAAAGAAAGCTGATTCCCTGCTCGCCGAGGCCCGCCAGCTCGACCCTGAAAACGATATCGTCCCCGAGCGCAGCGCTGACTCTGCGCTCGCCCACGTCTTCCGTCCCGAAGCAGAGCCTTGGCTTCGCCAGGCGCCAGAACTCGCCGGCCCTATCGTGCTAGCGCCCAATGCAAGCTCGCAAAGCTTCCACATCCACACCAACGAGCAGCAACTCATCCGTCAGGTCTTCCAAACCTACGGCATTCGCCCCGTCTTCGACGAGTCCGTATCGCAGCAAAGCCTCCGCTTCGACATCGACGACGTCCACTACACGCAGGCCTCGTCGATTCTTCTCTCGATGGCGCACCTGTTCAGCGTGCCACTCGATGCCACCAGCGTCCTCATCGCCAAAGATACCCCCGACAACCGCCAGCGCTTCGAGCGCCAGCTCCAGGAAACCATCTACGTCCCCGCCGCAACCAGCGAAGAGATCGACTCGCTTGGCAACGTCATCCGCCAGGTCTTCGGCGTCAAACAGCTCACCGTCGCAAAGGAGTCCGGCGACCTTGTCCTCCGCGCGCCCGCCGACACCCTCAAAGCCGTCAACCTCACCCTCCACGACCTGCTCGACAACACCGACGAGGTCATGATCGAGCTCCGCCTCTACACCGTCGACACCACCCGCCAGCGCCAGATCGGCGGCCAGACCCCGCAACAGATCGGCGTCTACAGTGTCGCAAGCGAAGCGCAGCAAATAGTCAGCCAGAACCAGACCCTCGTCAACCAGGCCATCGCTCAAGGTCTCGTTCCCGCCAACGCCAGCAACGTCACCATCGCGCTCGCGCTCATCGCCTCCGGCCTCGTACAAAGCACGCTGGTCTCCAACACCATCGGCCTCTTCGGCGGCGGCCTCACCGCATCAGGGGTCACCGAAAACCAGGGCGCTGCATTCCACCTCGCACTCAACTCTTCCGATACGCGTGGCCTCGACGATATGCAGGTCCGCGTCAGCAACCGCCAGACAGCTACCTTCCGTATCGGCACGCGCTACCCCATTACGACCGCAACCTACACCAACGGCATCAGCGGCATCTCGTCCTCTGCACTCGCAGGCGTCAACGTCAACGGCGTCCCCGCCTCGCAGCTCCTGTCACAGCTCGGCACGCAGGCCACCATCCCTGAGATCCAATACGAAGACCTCGGCCTCACTCTCAAGGCCGTACCCTCCGTGCAGAAGTCCGGCAACATCACCATGCAGATTGACCTCAAAATCGAGTCGCTCGCAGGCACGTCGTCCAACAACATTCCCATCCTGAACAACCACTCCTTCATCTCCGACGTCACCGTACCCGACGGCGAAACCGCTGTGCTCGCCAGCTCTGTCACCCGCTCCGAATCCGCCGCCATCGACGGCCTGCCCGGCCTTGGCGAGCTGCCCGGCTTCCAGACTCTCACCTCCGACAAGACCGCCGAGAAAGACACATCCGAGCTGCTCCTGCTGATCACCCCACATGTCGTGCGCAAGCGTCACGACCTCATCGCCAGCCCACCCGTCGTCGTCAATCTGCCTCAGGACTCAGACTGA
- a CDS encoding sugar-binding domain-containing protein has translation MSQSKISRRAFLEGTTAAALATQIKPIKAQQKTSEELWPENGTLISDDGWHLWLDHRAEWKNDEIFLPDDIAQDVDGVVRGKGKPLPVNAPTGGWASLSVDASKEVILPATVEQHFWGAFGHRSYTPEEYRYAADDPVPQNGAYFGVSWWHRAIDIPASMQGKRIFLHVRGARLRAEVYLNQKLVGYSIMEELPFECDLTHAANPGGMNILAIRITNPFGRFDWVDGLNAQWGAVKLYRSHGFGGLDRGMTISAHDSVRIKDLWVLNRPEPQKITARLELEQFRPADHQFIDGTIKAEILDSHTGTSLKWSGYGPGASFDYDGIGSPSASFGSHPNVRKDGPVLSTRILELGLTCDDAQLWDIETPRLYHLRVTWIGKDGHTDTRTIAFGFRSFGPTGLGTDAMFRLNGQRMKLYSAISWGYWGLNGLFPTPELAEKEVTQAKKLNLTCLNFHRNVGKEEVFRAHDRLGLLRYMEPGAGKMAIGKLPSGVAANAASIVMEKPVDAADKFAQQFMIAKCVGMVKAFRSHPSLIQYTLQNEIGADLKNPDTLAILAAMRAEDPSRSIVLNDGFVAPPRRAAQAWYEPWNDKLHRSDEEPWGDWWNQHQGAGDQWYDEFYKSPTEFTYKAPFKEVITEFGEMEGCATPDNHSLMVHQITETYKSWGATSYDLVDHQEIIAGYDAFLNRWGFRKAFPATESLWLSLGSKCYDTWQNYMENARISDELDFAAISGWESTAIENHSGIVDNLRNYKSDPAPIRQTLSPVHPVAKQRSVCVKRGEKAVFDLFLLNDTSKAVTGTLSFSALTPSGKLLKLVSLPAPAQTPDRFSYLLREGFETPALEEEGMYRFRFALSSDLSVTQTKAIWVTGLPEHKHSHRKIIAISGVTSSLRKQLAEIAPRLGIEIKDFTVGAKYDAIVSQGLTANSSAFQLSGDDTGLEAHPGGAPKNLHTGEGSLDTAILDAVKAGTPLLSMPQSDALSEGVARQLAAAGAFTYSGTVGDFRAPWMGNWYFVREHPVYAGLPDNQVMGIHYQAKGRESNGLLVDGSNIEIIAAYSRDHDRHIGAGTFTAKLGTGRILYHRVPEFHPVTQQRLLSNALLWLLTETA, from the coding sequence ATGAGCCAGAGCAAAATCTCCCGCCGGGCCTTCCTTGAAGGCACAACAGCAGCCGCGCTTGCTACCCAGATCAAGCCCATCAAGGCACAACAGAAGACGTCGGAAGAGCTATGGCCGGAGAACGGCACGCTGATTTCTGATGATGGCTGGCACCTCTGGCTGGACCACCGGGCCGAGTGGAAGAACGATGAGATCTTCCTGCCCGACGACATTGCTCAAGACGTTGACGGCGTAGTGCGCGGCAAGGGCAAGCCGCTGCCGGTCAACGCGCCGACCGGCGGATGGGCTTCGCTGAGCGTTGACGCGAGCAAGGAAGTCATCCTGCCCGCGACGGTCGAACAGCATTTCTGGGGCGCGTTTGGGCATCGCTCGTATACCCCGGAGGAGTACCGCTATGCCGCCGACGATCCTGTTCCGCAGAATGGCGCGTACTTCGGCGTCTCGTGGTGGCATCGCGCAATTGATATTCCGGCCTCGATGCAGGGCAAGCGGATCTTCCTGCATGTGCGCGGCGCGCGCCTGCGGGCCGAGGTTTATCTGAACCAGAAGCTGGTCGGCTACTCCATCATGGAAGAGCTGCCGTTCGAGTGTGACCTGACGCACGCCGCGAACCCCGGCGGGATGAACATTCTTGCCATCCGCATCACGAATCCGTTTGGTCGCTTCGATTGGGTGGATGGCCTGAATGCGCAGTGGGGCGCGGTGAAGCTCTACCGCTCGCATGGGTTTGGCGGGCTGGATCGCGGCATGACCATCAGCGCGCATGACAGTGTGCGGATCAAGGATTTGTGGGTATTGAACCGTCCTGAGCCGCAAAAAATAACTGCACGCTTGGAGCTTGAACAGTTCAGACCGGCAGATCATCAGTTTATAGACGGCACCATCAAGGCGGAGATACTGGATTCTCATACTGGCACATCGCTCAAATGGTCCGGTTATGGGCCCGGCGCTAGCTTCGACTACGATGGAATCGGATCTCCGAGTGCGTCTTTTGGATCACATCCAAACGTGAGGAAAGATGGGCCCGTTCTTTCAACGCGGATACTCGAACTTGGCCTAACCTGCGACGATGCTCAGCTCTGGGACATTGAAACGCCTCGCCTTTATCATCTTCGTGTGACATGGATCGGCAAGGATGGCCACACCGACACTCGCACCATCGCCTTTGGCTTCCGCTCTTTCGGTCCGACTGGCCTCGGCACCGACGCGATGTTTCGGCTGAATGGGCAGCGGATGAAGCTGTACAGCGCGATCTCGTGGGGCTACTGGGGACTGAATGGGCTCTTCCCCACTCCTGAGTTGGCTGAGAAAGAGGTGACGCAGGCGAAGAAGCTCAATCTGACCTGCCTGAACTTCCATCGCAACGTCGGTAAGGAAGAGGTCTTTCGCGCGCACGACCGGTTGGGTCTGCTGCGCTACATGGAGCCGGGCGCGGGCAAGATGGCTATCGGCAAGCTGCCCAGCGGTGTCGCGGCCAACGCTGCCAGCATCGTGATGGAGAAGCCGGTCGATGCGGCCGACAAGTTCGCCCAGCAGTTCATGATTGCGAAGTGTGTCGGCATGGTAAAGGCTTTTCGGTCGCATCCGTCGCTCATTCAGTACACGCTGCAGAATGAGATTGGCGCGGACCTGAAGAATCCCGATACGCTTGCGATTCTGGCGGCCATGCGTGCCGAGGACCCGAGCCGCTCGATTGTGCTCAACGATGGCTTCGTCGCGCCTCCGCGCAGAGCTGCGCAAGCATGGTACGAACCTTGGAACGACAAGCTCCACCGCAGCGACGAAGAGCCGTGGGGAGACTGGTGGAATCAGCATCAGGGCGCGGGCGACCAATGGTACGACGAGTTCTACAAATCGCCGACGGAGTTCACCTATAAGGCCCCGTTCAAAGAGGTCATCACCGAGTTCGGCGAGATGGAAGGCTGCGCCACTCCCGACAACCACTCGCTCATGGTCCATCAGATCACCGAGACATACAAGAGCTGGGGCGCCACCAGCTACGACCTCGTAGACCACCAGGAGATCATTGCGGGCTACGACGCATTCCTGAACCGATGGGGTTTCCGCAAGGCGTTTCCGGCGACTGAGTCGCTGTGGCTCTCGCTCGGCTCCAAGTGCTACGACACGTGGCAGAACTATATGGAGAACGCGCGCATCTCCGACGAGCTGGACTTCGCCGCCATCTCGGGGTGGGAATCGACCGCGATTGAGAACCACTCGGGCATCGTCGACAACCTGCGCAACTACAAGTCCGACCCTGCGCCGATTCGGCAGACACTCAGCCCGGTGCATCCTGTGGCGAAGCAGCGTTCGGTGTGTGTGAAACGCGGTGAGAAGGCAGTCTTCGACCTCTTTCTGCTTAACGACACGAGCAAGGCTGTGACCGGCACGCTCAGCTTCAGCGCGCTGACGCCTTCGGGAAAGCTGCTTAAGCTGGTCAGTTTGCCGGCGCCTGCGCAGACGCCGGACCGGTTCAGCTACCTGCTGCGCGAAGGCTTCGAGACGCCTGCGCTGGAGGAGGAGGGTATGTATCGGTTCCGGTTTGCGCTCTCGTCGGACCTGTCGGTCACACAGACCAAGGCAATCTGGGTGACGGGCCTTCCGGAACACAAGCACTCGCATCGTAAAATAATCGCCATCTCCGGCGTCACCAGCTCTTTGCGCAAGCAGCTGGCGGAGATCGCGCCACGGCTGGGGATTGAGATCAAAGACTTCACCGTCGGCGCGAAGTACGACGCGATTGTCTCGCAGGGCCTCACAGCAAACAGCTCCGCGTTCCAGCTCTCCGGCGATGACACAGGTCTCGAAGCGCATCCGGGCGGCGCACCGAAGAATCTCCACACTGGCGAAGGCAGCCTGGACACCGCAATCCTCGACGCGGTCAAGGCTGGCACGCCGCTTCTCAGCATGCCGCAGTCGGACGCCTTATCCGAAGGCGTAGCCCGCCAGCTCGCAGCTGCTGGAGCTTTCACCTACAGCGGCACCGTCGGCGACTTCCGCGCGCCGTGGATGGGCAACTGGTACTTCGTGCGCGAGCACCCGGTCTATGCGGGCCTGCCTGACAATCAGGTGATGGGCATTCACTACCAAGCCAAGGGACGCGAATCGAACGGACTGCTGGTCGATGGCAGCAACATCGAGATTATCGCGGCCTATAGCCGCGACCATGACCGCCACATCGGCGCAGGCACCTTCACTGCAAAGCTCGGCACAGGGCGCATTCTCTACCACCGTGTCCCAGAGTTCCATCCTGTCACGCAGCAGAGACTTCTTAGCAATGCGCTACTCTGGCTATTGACAGAAACGGCATAA
- a CDS encoding phosphoribosylaminoimidazolesuccinocarboxamide synthase: MNQALLQTDLGNLPLTARGKVRDIYSLADDQLLFVATDRISAFDHVLGSGILDKGRILTQLSRFWFDFLADIVPNHVVTANVREFPTTLQPYAAQLEGRSMVVKRAEMFPIECVVRGYLSGSGWKDYQKTGAVCGIKLPVGLRESDRLPEPIFTPAAKNNVGHDENISFDQAGAVIGHKQAEELRDLTFAIYKKASAHAASKGLILADTKFEFGSYNGKTILADEVLTPDSSRYWPAQGYQPGGAQPSFDKQYVRDYLESIRWNKQAPAPSLPDEVIARTREKYMEAFYLITGRQSLTENA, from the coding sequence ATGAACCAAGCACTCTTGCAGACCGATCTCGGCAATCTCCCCCTCACCGCACGCGGCAAGGTACGCGACATCTACTCGCTCGCTGACGATCAGCTCCTCTTTGTCGCCACCGATCGCATCTCTGCCTTCGACCACGTCCTCGGCAGCGGCATCCTCGACAAAGGTCGCATTCTCACCCAACTCTCGCGCTTCTGGTTCGACTTTCTTGCCGACATTGTCCCCAACCACGTCGTCACCGCCAACGTGCGCGAATTCCCCACTACACTCCAGCCTTACGCGGCACAGCTCGAAGGCCGCAGCATGGTGGTAAAACGTGCCGAGATGTTCCCCATCGAGTGCGTGGTGCGCGGCTATCTCTCCGGCTCTGGCTGGAAGGACTACCAGAAGACCGGCGCCGTCTGCGGTATCAAGCTTCCCGTTGGATTGCGAGAGTCCGACCGACTACCAGAGCCCATCTTCACGCCTGCCGCAAAGAACAACGTCGGTCATGACGAGAACATTTCCTTCGACCAGGCAGGTGCCGTCATTGGCCACAAGCAGGCCGAAGAGCTCCGCGATCTGACCTTCGCCATCTACAAAAAAGCCAGCGCGCACGCCGCCAGCAAGGGTCTTATCCTCGCCGACACTAAATTCGAATTCGGTTCCTACAACGGCAAGACCATCCTTGCCGACGAGGTGCTCACACCCGACTCTTCGCGCTACTGGCCCGCCCAGGGCTACCAGCCCGGCGGTGCTCAGCCTTCGTTCGACAAACAGTACGTCCGCGACTATCTTGAATCCATTCGCTGGAACAAGCAGGCCCCCGCACCCTCGCTGCCCGACGAGGTCATTGCCCGGACACGCGAGAAGTATATGGAGGCCTTCTACCTTATTACGGGCCGCCAAAGCCTTACTGAAAACGCATGA